From Micropterus dolomieu isolate WLL.071019.BEF.003 ecotype Adirondacks linkage group LG21, ASM2129224v1, whole genome shotgun sequence:
aaagtGTCCAAATTACCATAAACAAACTACTTTTCACTACATAATGCAAGAGGCTGAACCTGCAAATAATAACTGTAAATCCCTTTTATAGCCCATAATGAGTCAGTTGGCTTCTGTGCACATACCAAGTAGTATCCTGTGTGATATCCACTCATGTACCAGGAGATGAGCACGCTGCCCAAGGCCTCATCATCCACCATGTCGGGGCTCATCGGTGGAGGTGGAGGGATCATCTGAGGCAAAGACAACAAcagaagagtgtgtgtgatcGCAACACTGATGCTGGAAGCTGACTGCATTTGCTGTCTATCACCGACATTCTTAATTGACATGTTTCTTATTTTCCCAGCTGGAAGAGTTAAGTGTGCGCTTTTTACATATAGATTGCAGACCCCATTATAAGACATTATCTGcagcttttacatttgtaattaGTATAAAGATATATTCCAACTCACTGGTGGACCAAAAGGCATCATGGGAGGCCAGGAAGGAGGTACAGGACCGTGGCCACCAGGTCGTCTGTTTCCCCCCTGGCAGAGAACACAGAAGTCCAAAAAACATAATTGTTAAGGATTGAAAGTAACAGACTGTGATCTCAGTATTACCAAATATTACTCCAGACAATTTAGCTTGAAAAGGTGGTTAATGCCTTAAACAACCCTCTTTAGTGAATTCTACTTGTCATAAAATAAGTGCAGTCTAGGGCTGTTCAGTTCTTGTAATCTTAGCAACTcacatatacagtgaggaaaataagtatttgaacaccctgctattttgcaagttctcccacttagaaatcatggaggggtctgaaattgtcatcgtaggtgcatgtccactgtgagagacataatctaaaaaaaaaaaaattccagaaATCAAGGttaaatcaatgttaatatttggtacagtagcctttgtttgcaattacagcggtcaaacgtttcctgtagtttttcaccaggtttgcacacactgcaggagggattttggcccactcctccacacagatcttctctagatcagtcaggtttctgggctgtcgctgagaaacacggagtttgagctccctccaaagattctctattgggtttaggtctggagactggctaggccacgccagaaccttgatatgcttcttacagagccactccttggttatcctggctgtgtgcttcgggtcattgtcatgttggaagacccggcctcgacccatcttcaatgctctaactgagggaaggaggttgNNNNNNNNNNNNNNNNNNNNNNNNNNNNNNNNNNNNNNNNNNNNNNNNNNNNNNNNNNNNNNNNNNNNNNNNNNNNNNNNNNNNNNNNNNNNNNNNNNNNtggccatgttagtagttggattcttactgattgtatggggtggacaggtgtctttatgcagctaacaacctcaaacaggtgcatctaatttaggataataaatggagtggaggtggacattttgaaggcagactaacaggtctttgagagtcagaattctagctgatagacaggtgttcaaatacttatttgcagctgtatcatacaaataaatagttaaaaaatcatacattgtgatttctggatattttttttttagattatgtctctcacagtggacatgcacctatgatgacaatttcagacccctccatgatttctaagtgggagaacttgcaaaatagcagggtgttcaaatacttattttcctcacgatagatagatagatagatagatagatagatagatttttgaaaacacattttccattgATCTTTTCATGACTTTATAAAAAGTGACATCAATACAGAGGGTAGACATATTAACATAAATGTATTGCAATTCAATACCCCAGCGCTAAAtgtatagtattattattagtagtagtatattCTAGTTTTAGTCACATTGTAAACACTTGGACATTTCATTTTACTATTAAATTTTGCCACAGCAAAGAGCAAGCCTTTTGACAGaacttaaaaaaatctaaattcttTTAATCtaaaattttaacatttcacCATTTACATGCTCCCCCTCGGCCACACAATACGTCACCATGGTCTCAGTTTCCACCGTTACGGTGATGACACACAGCTGTATATTAGCACCAAACCATCCACTGAGCTTCCCCCTCAGTCACAACTGtcttaatgaaataaaaatctgGATGTCATCCAATCTACTCAAGCTAAACAGCAAAAAAATGAAGCTAATGGTAGTGGCTCCCAAGCCGCTGCTCCTCAGGGTAGGTGATCTACTCCTCAAAGTGTATGGTTGCTCCACCTCTCCATCCCAAGAAGTCCGCAACCATGGACACATCTCCAGACTTCGACCATCACTCTCAGACTCTGTGGCAGAGTCACTCATCCATGCCTTAATCACCTCCCGCTTGGACTACTGTAATGGTGTCCTGTATGGGGTACCCAGCAAGGTCCTGGACAGGCTATAATCGGTCCAGAACTCTGCTGCCAGGGTTCTCACACACTAGGTCATGGCAGCATATCACCCCAATCCTCAATCAGCTTCACTGGCTCCCGGTCAAATTCCGCATCACCTACAAAATCCTACTCCTCACCTATAAATGTCTCCATGCCACTGCCCCCCAGTACCTACTGGACCTTCTCCACACCTACACCCCCTCACGGAACCTGCGCTCCACCGACAAGGGGCTGCTCTCTGTACCCCACATCAGATTGTGgacttttggggacagagccttcagcgtcacagcccccaccctctggaacTCTATCCCCACAGAGATCCGAAATGCTCCTTCTCTGGACACCTTCAAAAACCTTCTAAAAAGCCACCtctttccaaaataaaattactttttattgttCTGTCTCTGCAATTATGTGTAAAGCATCCTTGGGTcttgtgaaaggtgctatataaatataataaacgttattattatcatcatcatcatcaacattttaatctcAAGCAATAATATTGACTATGAAATAACTATGAAAAATTAATCATTACAAGTTAATTTTTTGCTGACTAATAAGGAAATGTGCTGAGGTAATCTTCTTACCTGTCTGAAAGCATGCATGGGAGGTGGGCCTGGAGGAAACCCAGGGAAGCCAGGACCACGCATAGGGGGAGGTTCTTTGTGGGTCTTGGACTTTTGGAGTTTACAGTGTGGCTGTTTGTGTTGGTTTGGTGTGGTTGACCGGTCACTCTCCTCTGTTGACGATTCTGCCTCCTTTACCTTAATTGCAGAGACAAAATTGCTTTAGCTttgatttgttgattttttattCCATGGTGACTTCACATAGGGGAACTATCTTTGGATTTTTCTGAGCGTATAAACCcccccagaagattttttttttttattattatttttttttaaatcaatagcCAAAGCGATTTACAATCCATATCAAATATAAGTGGTTTGGTAATTACAACTTTATCCTTGCATTGGTTACActgtaatctttttttttaatgttcattGCATTTCATGGGGCAGTACCACAAAGCAGGATATAAGTGATGGGAGCTTTGAGAAGTAACTTTAGGGTTAACCCTGAGTTCCAAAACGGTTTTGTAAATAGGCTACAACTTGTTGTAAGTTTTTAAGATATAACAGTAAGCCTACATATCTCTTCAAAAtttgtttcatttccatttATTATTCGCTCCCAAGTCCGTTTTACAGAGCCTttcgcagccgttaaaataaatgggtttaatTTTGTGAGGgtgaatattatgagcatatGAGTAAGTCAATGTagcgttatcatgtaacgattACTTACTTGAAAATATTATTgttaacgttgcagtgggagtttacccgaatttccagcatgttgtgtgaaggtGTTGAGAATCAGTTTTTCTGGGCCAATTTGTACACCTTTTTGACATGGACGGatattttgttgcattttctttatgctaagttaatttagaacaatatttgaaacacttttgagtgtgttaaataaattaatctgatttttgaAGTTATGAGAAGTTGTTAAAAGTGAGTTGGAATGACCACTTAATCAGAGCCGTAGGCTTTTCATGTGGAAACACCGACACCTAGCCgaagctgaaagaataaggctaaaATTATCATACAAGCCATAAGAACAAGTGCTGCTTGATTATGGCAAAAATCCTAAACACGATTATTTTGGTCATGATTGAAATCACGATTATTAACACGATTACTGATTGACTTAGGAAACAGCATGCATTCACTGAACTTTAAAAATTGaatgtgtcattttttaaaatttattatgGATTCTCCCAAATTACCCATGAAATAATAATCGGatattattaactttaaacatCCTCTTATACACTGAGTGGAGCAGGGCAGGGGCCCTGTACcatgaagcaggatttgagcttatccagatAACTttggggttaaccctgggttttcagtaccatgatggtggttcacttcttactggGGTAGATGGCCATGGTAACTtctgctgaacggctaacctgcatCGGAgtaggttatgttccagataagagatcaactctataaaaacgccgcctactgaccaatcagctctcttcgGAAATCACCATCTGTTGGAGACCCCACAGGCTTTATCAGCTGATTTTATGTTTGCTACTAGTCATGATCTGaaatacacaaaatgaaatacttGATGGTAGgtcatcatctgtgcattatggagGGGTATACAcattttggcagactgcatgtccgGCCTGGTAGAACAAGTACTGTAAtcactttttgtgtatgaaaagtgatATTTAAACGCAATGTATTATTAAATGATTAtgataatttaccctttaaggaggggggTTCAGAACAATTTTCAGCGATATCCAACGGCTATCATAATGCGgattacaaagacaaaatacaatgtcattgtctacaatgctgcattcagtttaatgtacatttcgaATCAAGTAGATGTAATTGAGGCGAGTaatgtgttaaactgattacagtgaTCTTGATTTTCCAAACAGTAACACAGATAATCAAGTGATCAACTCCGAGGTCAGTTATAACATCGCCAGATCTATCGTGAAATAACTGTTTGCTTTACGAAGGAAAATATATAGTCCATAGTTGAATGTTTAGACAGCCTCAATGAATAATACGAAGTTCAAAAATACTTAACGTTAGCCCACAGAagaataaagacatttattttgataGATAAGCGATACTAAAATGATAGATTAAACAACCtacatgttatattttttttatttacttaggTGAAGTCTAATGTCCACCTTCACCACTGAATGCATGCGCGCTCCCGCAGCCGATGGAACATTCAGGGGTAACTACCTGGGCGCTGCTGTAAAGGAaagggtgcgctggatttataacatAAGTCAAACAAGCGTCATTGCGAAACTGCTTGCGGCACAATAATAGTTTTATTTcgattaacttgtttttataatcgTTGGAACCCCCAAAATCGAAATCGTgattaaaatttgattaattgctcAGCCCtaataagaacacatcaaatcaacacatCCATATAATAGGCTATGCCTGTTAACTAAGGCATTCACAATGTCGGCAATTTTCTGTCCTACTGCATGTTCTTAGACTATGtctatttgtctaatattacagtttgctcttcgtttgtaaaatatgacgctTTGCTGCCAGTGGACTTTTCCATGTTTGCGATTGGTTATCTGCTACTAACAACTCATGGCTGGAtcgggaaaccctgggttgatttacagagttgataaccagcttcgtgcgACTCCTTATTCCAATCCCGATTGTTAGGGTtaagtgaagccagataacaaaaagatatcctgggtatgttgaacttgcttcgtggtacaggccccaggagTTGTTATTTGATAAAGATCAAGTACTGTAATTGATATTTAACTCACTTTGCCTCAACTGACCTTGTCTGTCAATCAGTTTCTACTATTAATTGCAGACTATAGTggccaaataaaaacaaaagtaaagtgtttgaaaaagcaaaaaaggacAGTATGTCAAAAGGAAACTTGCCCGTTATTGAATAAagtttttctcatactgcaaaTATGCAGAATACAGCAGTTGGCTCATCGCCATAGtgactttttaaatgaataattactCTAGCTTCCGTTCACAGTGAATGGCAAAATGTGAAGTTGGTGAGTCTTCTCTAAAGTCATGCTAtcaaattttttgtttgtttggacaTGACATCATGTCTTTTACATTTGGCACACGGGATTAATATAAATACACCAAACAAAATGGACTCAAAAGATGCAATGTACATCACCATTAACcctgttaaacaggtaacaatataaaaagaaatctaaTGAATATGCTAAATGTATTGTATTGGATAATTACAGAGAAAATCAATTATTTGCACTGCTTTACCTTGGTATTTGTTTCCTCATCGCCCTCAGAAATTTCGGAAAGCAAGTCTTCAAGATTGTGCTTCTCCTCGTTGCCATATCCGGTGTAAACCACTATACATGTGCCCCTCTTCTCGTCTATGGAGGAGATAGTGGCTGCATAGAGCTGGCCATCCTCTGACCAGTATGCAGTGCATGAGTCCCCAACCTGCCACTGTGACATGATATAAATTGTAATTAAGACCTCTTTGTTAATTCGTGAACTCTAAGCCTTCTTCCCTTCTTCATACTTATCTGTTGTGTTTAGTAATGTTTAGTACCAATTACACACCTCTTTATCTGGTGGTGCATTGTTTCTTTTCCTGCTCTGgttctttttgttgttcttcCGTTTTTTTCCTGGTTGGTTTTTCTTGGAGGCATGTGGCTCATCTTCACTCTTAAGGGcagtctgacacacacaaaacaagagcAAAGCAGACACATAAGTGGCAAAACCCCCcttaacattttatatgtaCATACACCGCAAAGCACCTATTTTACCTTGAACGATGCAACAGCCTTGTCATATGCCTTTATCAATGCAGTGTCATCCCATATATCCGAATCATCACTCTGGAAAAGAGAACATATTTAGAGCCCCCGCTGATGAAAACTGCTTTTTAAACAGGTATTTACAGTTCAGTACGAGATAGTAAAGATGTAAATGGCTTGAGGACTGTCGGCCAATTTGCTACAGTGCAGCTAATTTTTGCAGCTGCCCCGACATGTTTACCTTTGCATCCCCTGCACAGTGAGAAATTATGCTAACGTTATAAGACTTTCTGCAGATATAACGTTAAGTTAGATAATTCACGTGATGTCTGTCCACGACTGTATTACAACAAGGCAATATCTTGACTATTGAAACACGTTATGTACACAGTGGATTTCTGTGTTcggttttcttttcttcatttccTCTTTGTTACAGAACTTAACGTTAGCCAAACTCTGCGTTGGTTTGTAGCTTAGCTACCTAGCTCCCCATCTCAAACCAAACATATAACTGCCTACAACGGTTAACATGTGTTGTCATCTTATGGTCAGTAATGTATATTAACTAACCTGTCCAGCCCCGCGAGTAAACAACACGTCTTTGCATCCATTCGCCATGTGAAGATATGCAGATTACCCCTGCTAACTGCTAATTGCTAAACAACGAGCAACGTGCGTCGGATATGGCGACTTACTAAAGCGATGTTGACGTATATATATTGCGACACAGGGGTTGGCTTGGCAACGAAGGTAGCAGGTAGTACTCGACTTCTCCAAAACCCACAAACAAAGCAGATTGTTGTGTGTTATTGACTTAACTAACTTAAATTCCCCCCAACCAGACAGCACCGGAGACTGAGCGTTGTGTTTTGAGCAAGCAGACATGATCGATTCCGCTCTAAGTTCTTTGGGTGCCACAGTTGTCGTCGCTACATCCAGCGATGAGAATCACCCACCAGAAAACATCACTGACGGGTGAGTAAGTTAACGTTATTTAGTTGTTTCTGAAATAACTCCAATGGCTTTGTCGACCTTACGTTGAAAGTTAACGTCAGGTTTTCCGTTTGTTCAACGCTAACGTAACGTACTGAACCTCAAACCCATCGGATCAATgttgatattttgatttttgtttcacCCAGAAACACTAAGACTTTTTGGATGTCCACCGGGATGTTTCCTCAAGAGTTCATCATTCGCTTTGCTGAACCCTCGAAGATTTCTACTGTGACAGTGGACAGCTACAATGGTATGTTCTGTGTCTGTGATAGTGTCTATATACtgttactgtttgtttgttgtttgagaaATCAAGCAAAGCATTATTGTCTGAATTAAAGCCTTGAAGTTCCCCATGACTGTAAACACAGATTATTTCCCTCACAAAATGAACTGGCCAAAGCTAGTCCATTGGCGTATACTTACTCATTTTGTTAGCATTCAAACTGTATACTAAATCTCATATTTTTAATAGTTAATGTCTTTGTCAATGCTGTCgtcaacattacattttacatttacatttattcttttggcagacacttttatccaaatctacttacatttgaggaacaacatacaagcatcaatatagtaatattttatgttattaaCAGCTGGATCATAGTTAATGTTCCAAAGTATGGATGTTCCTTCAGGTGTTAGACCAATCTGACAATGGCctaatttttcacatttcttaAATGGACAGAATCtaaacacaaaaagcaaattACTACCAAATACAATCTAAAACTTAAGGAGAAATACATGAATGATCAGCTTTCAGCTCACCATTGATATACTCTGCCATGCCTTGTATTTTAGATTGTGCACTGAAAACAATCTGGTGTTTGTACCCTGCCTCTGTACATggggaaacaaagaaagtggctTGGACTGAGCCACACAACACAATTTCAGCCATGATTTGtctgtcaggtaacgttaaatgacttgcccacagacattcagctgaCTTTCCAGTTTGCCAagatatgctgttgttgtgagGTTAGCAATAGTAGCAGGAGACTTGTGTTGCTGTCTGGAACTGGTGTGCTGGTTCTGGGAAACTCTTCCTCTCTGCATGGAAGCTTACCAGCAACTGTTGCGACAGTTTGCTATCCCATAACTTAGCTTACTTTGTGGTATCATTGTTCGCTctgtatcatggtatttgtcgtGGTTTTTAATTTCTCCATAATCATAAACCCCACCTCAAGACTGTGTTTCCTGAGACTTAAAGGTTTAGATCAGTAGCGTTTGTAATCAAGTAAAGAGgcctatatttttttattatgaccAGTTGATAAACACAGAAATTAATGTTGTGTCTATTCCTCAAACTCTTTGATTAGGCTATTTGTGAATACATTTACATGGTAAAAAAATTActgattgatttgattttggtTGAGATACTGGCCAAGAACTGACTGTGTGGTATTTTGAAGGAGTAAAAACATGATTGGAACAACACTTACAAAAattattatgaattctcattaaattcaCATTAGTCACATGtaagagaacacagatatgtgggatagattttgaatgtgcagatagttttggacatcagcagaaaacctgctgaaaaacAGGATCTATTGAAGTCCAgtagtttataactgaattaaaattatataatttatcattgaaatgaaatggtgccacatgcacatttaaagcggttacttccccaaacaaaagactgGAGGGCGGGCTTTGATTGTGTGCAACAAATTTAATGGCGAGTTGTGAGCAATTtcattcaaaaccacaaatgtcagccTCATGGTGGCATC
This genomic window contains:
- the smn1 gene encoding survival motor neuron protein 1, whose protein sequence is MANGCKDVLFTRGAGQSDDSDIWDDTALIKAYDKAVASFKTALKSEDEPHASKKNQPGKKRKNNKKNQSRKRNNAPPDKEWQVGDSCTAYWSEDGQLYAATISSIDEKRGTCIVVYTGYGNEEKHNLEDLLSEISEGDEETNTKVKEAESSTEESDRSTTPNQHKQPHCKLQKSKTHKEPPPMRGPGFPGFPPGPPPMHAFRQGGNRRPGGHGPVPPSWPPMMPFGPPMIPPPPPMSPDMVDDEALGSVLISWYMSGYHTGYYLGLKQGRKEAANWTNLHHK
- the hspb11 gene encoding intraflagellar transport protein 25 homolog isoform X1, which codes for MIDSALSSLGATVVVATSSDENHPPENITDGNTKTFWMSTGMFPQEFIIRFAEPSKISTVTVDSYNDCALKTIWCLYPASVHGETKKVAWTEPHNTISAMICLSVKHLKIEKNTSPNTSQFEFVTEKEFEHTEGHLQSNAFLLNGSSANHLRFIISSGYDHFVSVHRISVQHLHT